A genomic segment from Pediococcus acidilactici encodes:
- a CDS encoding DUF441 domain-containing protein, translated as MESWLFLAGILLVSWLGKNQSLMIATIAVLLFKLIPNSDKLFSIIDKQGINWGVTIISVAILVPIATGRIGIMDLINSFKSPVGWIAVACGILVSLLSYQGVGFLSASPEVTVALVMGTIIGVVFMNGIAAGPIIASGIAYLIIQLLQIQIK; from the coding sequence TTGGAAAGTTGGCTTTTTTTAGCAGGTATTTTGTTAGTTTCTTGGTTAGGAAAAAACCAGTCTTTAATGATTGCCACGATTGCCGTTTTGCTATTTAAATTGATCCCTAATTCAGATAAATTATTTAGCATTATTGACAAGCAGGGGATCAACTGGGGAGTCACCATTATTTCAGTTGCCATTCTGGTCCCCATTGCTACGGGAAGAATTGGCATTATGGATTTGATCAATTCCTTTAAATCGCCAGTTGGTTGGATTGCGGTTGCTTGTGGGATTTTAGTGTCGTTGTTATCCTACCAAGGGGTCGGCTTTTTGTCGGCTAGTCCAGAAGTAACGGTTGCGTTGGTTATGGGAACAATCATTGGGGTTGTTTTCATGAACGGAATTGCCGCTGGTCCAATCATTGCTTCCGGGATCGCATACTTAATTATTCAACTACTACAAATACAGATTAAATAA
- a CDS encoding YjzD family protein gives MMKQIVVIFWAFIFGEVLGYIGGALEVLPYSSLEIGTMAAITALITSNLIPWISKKYR, from the coding sequence ATGATGAAACAAATCGTAGTTATTTTTTGGGCATTTATTTTTGGCGAAGTACTTGGTTATATCGGTGGTGCCCTAGAAGTACTACCTTACAGTAGCCTTGAAATTGGTACGATGGCTGCCATTACCGCCCTCATCACCTCTAACTTAATTCCGTGGATTTCTAAAAAATATCGGTAA
- a CDS encoding Nif3-like dinuclear metal center hexameric protein: protein MLAKQLIERFEEMAPKEIAFPKDPVGIQIGDLNQPVHRVLVTLDVRPEVVEEAIDKRCDFIFSHHPLIFRPVRNLDLTVPQNQMYANLIKHSIGVYSAHTNLDVAAGGMNDWLSRAMSLAEVQPVYSAHYDRNIGRIGKLPQPQTVREFAQTLKKAFQLDGLRVVAEDNQALVQNVAVVGGDGGKFYPEMMAAGADAFVTGDVYYHTGHDMLADHLNVFDVGHNVEKICIKELTKLFSEWKADNQWEVEVCPSTVNTNPYQFM, encoded by the coding sequence ATGTTGGCAAAACAATTAATTGAACGCTTTGAAGAAATGGCTCCTAAGGAAATCGCTTTTCCTAAGGACCCGGTTGGGATACAAATTGGGGATTTAAACCAGCCAGTTCACCGCGTGTTAGTGACCCTAGATGTTCGTCCAGAAGTTGTGGAAGAAGCAATTGACAAACGGTGTGACTTTATTTTTTCTCACCATCCGCTGATTTTTCGGCCGGTCCGCAATTTAGACTTGACCGTACCGCAAAATCAAATGTACGCAAACTTAATTAAACATTCAATTGGGGTCTATTCTGCACACACTAACTTAGACGTTGCGGCGGGAGGAATGAACGATTGGCTATCCCGTGCAATGTCCCTTGCCGAAGTGCAACCCGTTTATTCTGCTCACTACGACCGCAACATCGGCCGAATCGGTAAGTTACCCCAACCCCAAACGGTGAGGGAATTTGCTCAGACTTTAAAAAAAGCTTTCCAACTTGATGGTTTACGGGTGGTTGCCGAAGATAATCAGGCATTGGTCCAGAATGTAGCGGTTGTGGGCGGTGATGGAGGTAAATTTTACCCAGAAATGATGGCAGCCGGAGCGGACGCGTTCGTTACTGGTGATGTTTATTACCATACTGGTCATGATATGCTAGCGGACCACCTTAACGTTTTTGACGTGGGTCATAACGTAGAAAAAATTTGCATTAAAGAATTAACAAAATTGTTTAGCGAATGGAAGGCGGACAACCAATGGGAAGTGGAGGTTTGTCCATCGACGGTAAATACTAATCCTTATCAATTTATGTAG
- the pyk gene encoding pyruvate kinase, translating into MKKTKIVSTLGPASTSVDTIVKLIEAGANIFRFNFSHGDHEEHLGRYNMVKEAEKITGKSVGILLDTKGAEIRTTVQKDGNQEYHTGDKARISMDASLETTKEKIAVTYPGLYDDVHVGGHVLFDDGLLDFKIDEKDDENRELVVHATNNGVLGSRKGTNAPGVSINLPGITEKDASDIRFGLESMNINYIAASFVRKPQDVLDIRELLEEKNMEDVQIFPKIESQEGIDNTDEILKVSDGIMIARGDMGVEIPAENVPLVQKTLIKKCNALGKPVITATQMLDSMIENPRPTRAEASDVANAVWDGTDATMLSGESANGDYPVEAVATMAKIDQKAENAMADDGNLQINTFDQSDVTETVAAAVARAAKNLGVKTIVAATQSGYTARMISKYRPDADILAITFDERVRRGLMVNWGVHPIVAERPATTDEMFELAANKAVDLGFAKEGDLILVTAGVPVGESGTTNMMKLQLIGSKLASGQGVGDETVIGKAVVATSADEANQKAVEGGILVTKTTDKDYLPAIEKSSALVVENGGLTSHAAVVGISMGIPVIVGVQNATSILSDDELITVDSRRGIIYHGASNSL; encoded by the coding sequence ATGAAGAAAACCAAGATTGTTTCAACACTTGGTCCTGCAAGTACATCAGTTGATACGATTGTTAAGTTAATCGAAGCTGGTGCAAATATTTTCCGTTTTAACTTTTCACATGGTGACCACGAAGAACATTTAGGCCGCTACAACATGGTTAAGGAAGCAGAAAAGATTACTGGTAAATCAGTAGGTATTTTGCTTGACACAAAGGGTGCTGAAATTCGGACAACCGTCCAAAAAGATGGTAACCAAGAATATCACACAGGGGATAAGGCTCGTATCTCAATGGATGCTAGCTTAGAAACTACTAAGGAAAAGATCGCGGTTACATACCCTGGTCTTTACGACGATGTTCATGTTGGTGGACACGTTCTCTTTGATGATGGATTACTTGATTTTAAGATTGACGAAAAAGATGACGAAAACCGCGAATTAGTTGTGCACGCTACAAACAACGGTGTGCTTGGTTCACGTAAAGGTACTAACGCACCTGGCGTATCAATCAACTTGCCAGGTATCACTGAAAAAGATGCTAGCGACATTCGTTTTGGTCTTGAATCAATGAACATTAACTACATTGCTGCAAGTTTTGTTCGTAAGCCTCAAGACGTTCTTGATATTCGTGAATTACTTGAAGAAAAGAACATGGAAGACGTTCAAATCTTCCCTAAGATCGAATCTCAAGAAGGTATCGACAACACTGACGAAATCTTAAAAGTTTCTGATGGTATCATGATCGCTCGTGGTGACATGGGTGTTGAAATCCCAGCAGAAAACGTTCCGTTGGTTCAAAAGACATTGATCAAGAAGTGCAACGCACTTGGTAAGCCAGTTATTACTGCTACTCAAATGCTTGACTCAATGATTGAAAACCCACGCCCAACTCGTGCGGAAGCTTCTGACGTTGCTAACGCTGTTTGGGATGGTACTGACGCAACTATGCTTTCTGGTGAAAGTGCTAATGGTGACTACCCAGTTGAAGCTGTTGCTACAATGGCTAAGATCGACCAAAAAGCTGAAAATGCTATGGCTGATGACGGTAACCTTCAAATCAATACTTTTGATCAAAGTGACGTTACTGAAACAGTGGCTGCTGCCGTTGCTCGCGCTGCTAAGAACTTGGGCGTTAAGACAATCGTTGCTGCAACTCAATCAGGTTACACAGCACGGATGATTTCTAAGTACCGTCCAGATGCAGACATCTTGGCAATTACTTTCGACGAACGCGTACGTCGTGGCTTAATGGTTAACTGGGGTGTTCACCCAATCGTTGCTGAACGTCCTGCAACTACTGACGAAATGTTCGAATTGGCTGCTAACAAGGCAGTTGACCTTGGCTTTGCTAAGGAAGGCGACCTAATCCTTGTTACGGCTGGTGTACCAGTTGGTGAAAGTGGTACAACTAACATGATGAAACTTCAATTAATTGGTTCTAAGTTGGCATCTGGTCAAGGTGTTGGCGACGAAACCGTAATTGGTAAAGCAGTTGTTGCTACATCAGCTGACGAAGCTAACCAAAAAGCTGTTGAAGGTGGAATCTTAGTTACAAAGACAACTGACAAAGATTACCTACCAGCAATTGAAAAATCAAGTGCTTTGGTTGTTGAAAATGGTGGTTTGACATCACACGCTGCAGTTGTTGGAATCTCAATGGGTATTCCAGTAATCGTGGGTGTTCAAAACGCTACATCAATTCTTTCTGACGATGAATTAATTACGGTTGATTCACGTCGTGGAATTATCTACCATGGTGCTTCAAACTCACTTTAA
- a CDS encoding tRNA (adenine(22)-N(1))-methyltransferase TrmK has product MNSNNLSPRLKVVASLVPKGSKIADIGSDHAYLAINLVKNQIATAAIAGEVAPGPLTNSKVEIEKNQVSDLIDARLGDGLAILNPEDQVDVICIAGMGGLLIRRILEEGQSKLSGVRRLVLQPNVGEYELREWLINHHYRIVHEDIVAEDYHLYEIIVAEPGEMKLTESELTFGPILMQTTNATYMRKWQRELNRLRGIKDNLEQHPQHGGDKLTEVTKKIAQIEEMLTNVGKTIN; this is encoded by the coding sequence ATGAATTCAAATAATTTATCACCGCGACTAAAGGTGGTTGCAAGTTTAGTTCCAAAGGGATCAAAAATTGCCGATATTGGTTCGGATCATGCGTATTTAGCGATTAACTTAGTAAAAAATCAAATTGCCACCGCGGCAATTGCTGGAGAAGTAGCTCCAGGCCCGTTAACTAATTCCAAAGTAGAAATTGAAAAAAATCAGGTTAGCGACTTGATCGATGCGCGATTAGGCGACGGATTGGCAATTTTAAACCCGGAAGACCAAGTTGACGTAATTTGCATTGCGGGAATGGGTGGACTGTTAATTCGACGAATCCTTGAAGAGGGGCAATCAAAATTGTCCGGCGTGCGACGATTAGTGCTCCAGCCTAACGTTGGCGAATATGAGTTGCGGGAGTGGCTTATTAATCACCACTACCGAATTGTCCACGAAGATATTGTGGCTGAAGATTACCATCTTTACGAAATTATCGTTGCGGAACCAGGTGAAATGAAGTTGACGGAATCTGAATTGACGTTTGGTCCGATTTTGATGCAAACCACCAACGCCACTTACATGCGGAAGTGGCAACGAGAGTTGAACCGCTTAAGGGGGATCAAAGATAATTTAGAACAACATCCGCAGCACGGCGGTGATAAATTGACCGAAGTAACGAAAAAAATTGCGCAAATTGAGGAGATGTTGACCAATGTTGGCAAAACAATTAATTGA
- the pfkA gene encoding 6-phosphofructokinase, with translation MKRIGIMTSGGDAPGMNVAIRAVARKAISSGLEAYGINYGFAGLVAGDIHEFKAADLDDMVSQGGTMLYSARYPEFAQEESQLKGIEQLKKFGIDALVVIGGDGSYHGALRLTEHGYNTIGLPGTIDNDIPFTDFTIGFDTALNTAVDAIDKVRDTAKSHQRVFAVQVMGRHAADIALWAGVASGADAVIAPGFDYDVEAIANKLKRNRANGKDYGIIVIAEGDANSEAAPEFIKKLKQYGDFDARATVIGHVQRGGVPSAKDRVLASKMGAYAVELLLEGKGGLAVGILDNKVQAHDITDLFDAKHQADDSLYQLSEDLSF, from the coding sequence ATGAAGCGTATTGGTATCATGACAAGTGGTGGGGATGCTCCGGGCATGAACGTAGCCATCCGCGCCGTTGCACGAAAGGCCATAAGCTCAGGTCTTGAAGCTTATGGAATTAATTATGGTTTCGCTGGTTTAGTAGCTGGTGATATTCATGAATTCAAGGCAGCGGATTTAGATGACATGGTTTCGCAAGGTGGAACCATGCTTTACTCGGCCCGTTACCCTGAATTTGCTCAAGAAGAAAGCCAATTAAAAGGTATCGAACAACTTAAGAAGTTCGGTATTGATGCGTTGGTTGTTATTGGTGGAGATGGTTCATACCATGGTGCTCTTCGCTTAACAGAACACGGATACAATACAATCGGTCTTCCAGGAACGATCGATAACGACATTCCGTTTACCGACTTCACTATTGGTTTTGATACAGCGTTGAACACAGCGGTAGACGCAATTGATAAGGTTCGTGATACTGCTAAGAGTCACCAACGGGTGTTCGCAGTTCAAGTAATGGGACGCCACGCTGCTGATATTGCTCTTTGGGCAGGAGTTGCTTCGGGAGCTGATGCAGTAATTGCACCTGGTTTCGATTACGATGTGGAAGCAATTGCTAACAAGCTTAAGAGAAACCGTGCCAACGGTAAAGATTATGGAATTATCGTAATCGCCGAAGGGGACGCAAACTCGGAAGCTGCACCAGAGTTTATCAAGAAGCTTAAGCAATACGGTGACTTTGACGCCCGCGCTACGGTAATTGGCCACGTTCAACGTGGGGGTGTTCCATCTGCTAAAGACCGTGTCTTGGCAAGCAAGATGGGTGCTTACGCTGTTGAATTACTTCTTGAAGGTAAGGGTGGTTTAGCGGTTGGAATCTTGGATAACAAGGTTCAAGCACACGACATCACGGACTTGTTTGATGCAAAACATCAAGCAGACGACTCACTTTATCAATTGAGTGAGGACTTATCGTTCTAA
- the dnaE gene encoding DNA polymerase III subunit alpha: MAFVPLHVLSSYSLLTSPTKIAELVKTAKDRGYSAMALTDNNTMYGAIEFYQACLKNDLKPLVGLTIWLDSTRGIDNQFALVLLAKNLNGYHNLLRISSARMTGGAAKATLTFDDLRKYWQDLVVIVPPVRSEVNELLERGMANDAQSLIEEYQQTITPENLFLGINGQQTHVMRQTLTQMAQKAGIGCLPLPSVEYLNEEDHFATQVLRDIESGKVLQHPELLANGGGNNWLKPPTEFVREYTPMVDVKVFEQLDKVVAEINLEIPIVNPRLPQFATPNHQDSITYLTQLCQRALEPLKKTLQDGERYQARLDHELAVIKEMGFADYFLIIHDVVQFAHQNQILTGPGRGSAAGSLVAYLLKITSVDPLQYGLLFERFLNPERAQMPDIDLDIPDDQREVVLQYVHDRYGHQHVGQIITFGTLAAKQAIRDVARVFGEMPNKINQISALIPNKLNITLKQAAQTSHRLRDFIESSPKNRFMFETACRLEGLPRHFSTHAAGIVLSQDELVESVPVQDGNEGMLMSQYSKNFVEQVGLLKMDFLGLRNLSLMNNILQLVRRTEPKFEIEQIDLNDPQTLQLFQRGDTSGVFQFESAGIRNVLRKVHPTNFGLVVAVNALYRPGPMENIDRFVKRKDHLEPYHFPNQVLERVLGETYGILVYQEQVMEVASAMGGLSLGQADLLRRAMSKKKHAVIEQMRTNFIQGALQKGYSEKIAQQVYRYIENFANYGFNKSHAVAYSKLAFQLAYLKAHYPGDFYTALLNSVVGNDAKTKTYIQELKRLGISTLAPDINQSSATYTYQGGQIRMGFTAIKGLRRDFIQHLLAERERGGRFKTVDDWLRRMGDQGIDEDVIDKLIFAGALDSFGYNRAELDEYLPELLKGITFSGQNVDLFQKLMPTIKSRPDLPLDEKLDREEELLGTYVSAHPVERFAALIKQRHFIPIQQFKAGEKVTSIVYIRSIRTIRTKKGEPMAFAKISDQTDECEAVIFPRVFQSNQLLESKRVLQLTGKVEQREDQLQLIVDQIAAPQQRSHRQTHWVIKVPSRKNPADFQRRLFEMFKEYHGQVPVTLVYQDTNQQRALSEKFSLQGTPEVKKAFENLLGLDQISLVEK, from the coding sequence ATGGCTTTTGTACCGCTACATGTCTTGAGTTCGTATAGTTTGTTGACGAGTCCAACAAAAATTGCTGAACTGGTTAAAACTGCCAAAGATCGCGGATATTCCGCGATGGCCCTCACTGATAATAATACGATGTATGGCGCGATTGAATTTTACCAAGCCTGTTTAAAAAATGATTTGAAACCGCTCGTTGGTTTGACAATTTGGCTTGATAGTACTCGCGGCATCGATAATCAATTTGCATTAGTTTTACTGGCCAAAAACCTTAACGGCTACCACAATCTGTTGCGGATCAGTTCCGCACGGATGACGGGAGGCGCGGCAAAAGCTACGCTCACGTTTGATGATTTACGGAAATATTGGCAAGACTTAGTGGTGATTGTACCGCCGGTTCGTTCTGAGGTTAACGAGTTGTTAGAGCGGGGAATGGCAAATGATGCTCAGTCTTTAATTGAAGAATATCAGCAGACAATTACACCAGAAAATTTATTTTTGGGAATTAATGGCCAACAAACGCACGTGATGCGACAAACGTTGACGCAGATGGCCCAAAAGGCGGGAATCGGTTGTTTACCACTGCCTAGCGTAGAATATTTAAATGAGGAAGATCATTTTGCAACCCAAGTATTGCGTGACATTGAGTCTGGGAAGGTTTTGCAACATCCAGAGCTTTTAGCAAATGGTGGGGGTAATAACTGGTTAAAACCGCCAACTGAATTTGTTCGTGAATACACCCCGATGGTTGACGTAAAGGTATTCGAGCAACTCGATAAAGTGGTCGCAGAAATTAATTTGGAGATTCCGATTGTTAATCCACGGCTTCCCCAATTTGCAACCCCCAATCATCAAGATTCCATTACGTACTTGACCCAACTGTGTCAGCGAGCTTTAGAGCCGCTCAAAAAAACGTTGCAGGATGGCGAACGTTATCAAGCACGCCTAGATCATGAGTTGGCCGTCATCAAGGAAATGGGGTTTGCCGACTATTTCTTAATCATTCATGACGTGGTCCAGTTCGCGCATCAAAATCAAATCCTCACGGGGCCGGGGCGGGGATCTGCCGCTGGTTCCCTAGTAGCGTATCTATTAAAAATTACGAGCGTGGATCCTTTGCAGTATGGCCTCTTGTTTGAACGATTTTTGAATCCGGAACGGGCCCAAATGCCCGATATTGACCTTGATATACCTGATGATCAGCGTGAAGTAGTTTTGCAGTACGTCCACGACCGCTATGGTCACCAACATGTAGGACAGATCATTACTTTCGGTACTTTAGCTGCCAAACAAGCTATTCGGGACGTGGCCCGGGTGTTTGGCGAGATGCCCAATAAGATTAACCAAATTAGCGCGTTGATTCCAAACAAATTAAACATCACGTTAAAACAAGCGGCCCAAACTTCCCACCGGTTGCGGGACTTTATTGAGAGTTCACCGAAAAATCGATTTATGTTTGAGACGGCGTGCCGCCTAGAGGGACTTCCGCGCCATTTTTCAACGCACGCTGCCGGAATCGTTTTAAGTCAGGATGAACTGGTGGAAAGTGTGCCCGTGCAGGATGGTAACGAAGGGATGCTGATGAGTCAGTATTCTAAAAATTTTGTTGAACAAGTAGGGTTGTTAAAAATGGACTTCTTGGGCCTCCGTAACCTGTCTTTAATGAACAATATCTTGCAATTAGTTCGTCGTACGGAGCCCAAGTTTGAAATTGAGCAAATCGATTTAAACGATCCGCAAACCTTACAACTATTCCAACGGGGCGACACTAGCGGAGTTTTCCAATTTGAGTCTGCAGGGATTCGTAACGTTTTACGAAAAGTACACCCAACTAATTTTGGCCTTGTGGTAGCAGTTAACGCTCTTTATCGGCCAGGGCCGATGGAAAATATTGACCGGTTTGTTAAGCGCAAGGACCATTTAGAACCGTATCATTTCCCAAATCAAGTACTAGAACGGGTATTAGGGGAAACGTATGGAATTTTGGTTTATCAAGAGCAGGTAATGGAGGTGGCCTCTGCGATGGGAGGCTTAAGCCTTGGTCAAGCGGATTTGCTGCGGCGGGCAATGAGTAAGAAAAAGCACGCCGTAATTGAGCAAATGCGGACCAATTTTATTCAAGGAGCTCTGCAAAAGGGTTACAGCGAAAAAATTGCTCAACAGGTTTACCGGTATATTGAAAACTTTGCTAACTACGGTTTTAATAAATCTCACGCAGTTGCCTATAGTAAGTTGGCATTTCAGTTAGCCTACCTAAAAGCGCACTATCCGGGAGATTTTTACACGGCGCTATTAAATTCCGTGGTGGGAAACGACGCAAAAACCAAAACCTACATTCAAGAGCTAAAACGTTTAGGCATTTCTACCTTAGCTCCGGACATTAACCAAAGTAGTGCCACCTACACCTATCAAGGCGGGCAAATCCGGATGGGGTTCACCGCAATTAAAGGACTGCGGCGTGACTTTATTCAACACTTGTTGGCGGAACGCGAACGTGGTGGACGTTTTAAAACGGTTGACGACTGGTTACGTCGAATGGGCGACCAGGGCATTGACGAAGATGTGATTGACAAATTGATCTTTGCGGGCGCTTTAGATAGTTTTGGCTATAACCGGGCGGAACTGGATGAATATTTGCCAGAGCTGCTTAAGGGAATTACCTTTAGTGGACAAAATGTTGACCTCTTTCAAAAATTAATGCCAACGATTAAAAGTCGTCCAGATTTACCGTTAGACGAAAAACTGGACCGCGAAGAAGAGCTCCTGGGAACTTACGTATCTGCCCATCCGGTAGAACGATTTGCCGCATTAATTAAACAACGGCATTTTATCCCGATTCAACAGTTTAAAGCGGGAGAAAAGGTAACTTCCATAGTCTACATCCGCAGTATCCGCACAATTCGAACGAAGAAGGGTGAACCGATGGCGTTTGCCAAAATCAGTGACCAGACTGATGAATGCGAGGCGGTAATTTTTCCGCGCGTTTTCCAATCTAACCAACTTTTGGAAAGTAAACGCGTCCTTCAGTTAACGGGAAAAGTCGAACAACGCGAGGATCAACTGCAGTTAATTGTTGACCAAATTGCAGCGCCCCAACAACGGTCGCACCGACAGACACATTGGGTGATTAAGGTACCGAGCCGCAAAAATCCCGCCGATTTTCAAAGAAGGTTATTCGAAATGTTCAAGGAATACCATGGACAAGTTCCGGTGACGTTAGTTTACCAAGATACCAATCAGCAACGAGCGTTATCAGAAAAATTTAGTTTGCAGGGAACTCCAGAAGTGAAAAAAGCGTTTGAAAATTTACTTGGATTGGACCAAATTTCATTGGTTGAAAAATAA
- the clpB gene encoding ATP-dependent chaperone ClpB, protein MNPEKMTTALQEALGEAQQIAVNRQHQEIGIPELFKFLTQPDQTVGTLLSELGINNQAIQSELDRELDQISIVSGSQVSYGQSISAELNQLLIQAEQRRQKLQDEFIAVDTVFLALFDLSNNELVNFFQRQGITAKKALAKIEEFRGGERVTSKEQESGYKALEKYGTDLVKRAHNENPDPVIGRDEEILDVIRILSRKTKNNPVLIGEPGVGKTAIVEGLAQRIAKGDVPSNLANKTIISLDMGSLIAGAKYRGEFEERLKTVLKEVAKADGQIILFIDEIHTIVGAGKTEGSMDAGNLLKPMLARGELHLIGATTLDEYRENIEKDKALERRFQRVLVKEPSVEDTISILRGLKERFEIHHGVRIHDNALVAAAKLSSRYITDRYLPDKAIDLIDEASAKIKVEMNSNPTELDQVNRQLMRLQVEERALKNETDEESAKRLKALQKELAATKEEKVKLESRWAAQKAEIKKISDKKNELDKAKHDLQEAESAYDLDRAAVLQHGTIPTLEKELQDLENESENTHQEWLVEESVTDKEIARVISQMTGIPVARLVEGEREKLLHLADKLHQRVIGQDEAVQSVADAVLRSRAGLQDPNRPIGSFMFLGPTGVGKTELSKALAEALFDSEDNMVRIDMSEYMEKESVSRLVGAAPGYVGYEEGGQLTEAVRRNPYSIVLFDEIEKAHPEVFNILLQVLDDGRLTDGQGRTVNFRNTILIMTSNLGSELLLKNQSENSIDADIRQQVRDVLQSYFKPEFLNRVDDIIMFTPLSKTDVRKIVQKLVTQLSDRLADQEIKLNISEPAQDYIVQQAYDPAFGARPLRRYIIKNVETPLAKEIISGRVKPKSAVMIDVLNDQLVFQNEAQK, encoded by the coding sequence ATGAATCCTGAAAAAATGACTACTGCATTGCAAGAAGCACTTGGCGAAGCCCAGCAAATTGCGGTTAACCGCCAACACCAAGAAATCGGGATTCCCGAATTATTTAAATTTTTAACTCAACCAGATCAAACGGTGGGGACTTTGCTGTCAGAGTTGGGGATTAACAACCAGGCGATCCAAAGTGAGTTAGATCGTGAATTGGATCAAATCAGCATCGTCAGTGGTAGCCAAGTTAGTTATGGTCAATCAATATCTGCTGAGCTAAACCAGTTATTAATTCAAGCAGAACAACGTCGCCAGAAGTTACAAGATGAATTTATTGCGGTGGATACGGTGTTTTTAGCGTTATTTGATTTGAGCAATAACGAACTAGTTAACTTTTTTCAACGACAAGGAATTACCGCTAAAAAAGCACTTGCAAAAATTGAAGAATTTCGTGGGGGTGAAAGAGTGACGTCCAAAGAACAAGAAAGTGGCTACAAAGCATTAGAAAAGTACGGGACGGATTTAGTAAAGCGAGCGCATAACGAAAATCCAGATCCGGTAATTGGTCGTGACGAAGAAATTTTAGACGTAATTCGAATTTTGTCACGGAAAACTAAAAACAACCCGGTTCTAATTGGGGAACCCGGCGTTGGAAAAACGGCGATTGTTGAAGGGTTGGCACAACGGATCGCCAAAGGGGACGTGCCTAGCAATTTGGCCAACAAGACCATTATTTCCTTAGATATGGGATCTTTGATTGCCGGAGCAAAATATCGGGGTGAATTTGAAGAACGGTTAAAGACGGTCCTCAAAGAGGTCGCAAAAGCGGACGGCCAGATTATTTTGTTCATTGACGAAATTCATACAATCGTCGGCGCAGGTAAGACCGAAGGCAGCATGGATGCAGGGAATTTACTTAAGCCGATGTTGGCGCGCGGTGAGCTTCACCTAATCGGAGCTACAACGTTAGATGAATACCGGGAAAATATCGAAAAGGATAAAGCTTTAGAACGGCGGTTCCAGCGGGTCTTAGTAAAGGAGCCTTCGGTCGAAGACACCATCAGTATTTTACGGGGGCTAAAAGAGCGCTTTGAAATCCACCATGGTGTGCGAATCCATGACAATGCTTTGGTAGCGGCAGCTAAATTGTCCAGTCGTTACATTACTGACCGTTATTTGCCAGATAAGGCAATTGACCTAATTGACGAAGCTTCCGCAAAGATTAAGGTCGAAATGAATTCCAACCCTACCGAGCTCGACCAAGTTAATCGCCAATTGATGCGGTTGCAAGTTGAAGAACGGGCGTTAAAGAACGAGACTGATGAAGAATCTGCCAAACGGTTGAAAGCCTTGCAAAAGGAATTAGCAGCTACTAAAGAGGAAAAGGTTAAGTTAGAATCTCGTTGGGCTGCCCAAAAAGCAGAAATTAAAAAGATCAGTGATAAGAAAAACGAACTTGATAAGGCTAAGCATGATTTACAAGAAGCAGAAAGTGCTTATGATTTAGACCGGGCAGCGGTTCTCCAACACGGTACCATTCCAACTCTAGAAAAAGAATTGCAAGATTTGGAAAATGAATCCGAGAATACGCATCAAGAATGGCTCGTAGAAGAATCGGTTACCGATAAGGAAATCGCGCGGGTAATTAGTCAAATGACGGGGATTCCCGTAGCTCGGCTAGTGGAAGGTGAAAGGGAAAAGTTGCTTCACTTAGCTGACAAATTGCATCAACGGGTAATTGGTCAGGACGAAGCAGTTCAATCCGTAGCGGATGCGGTTTTGCGTTCTCGTGCAGGATTACAAGACCCCAACCGGCCCATTGGTTCGTTTATGTTCCTAGGTCCAACTGGAGTAGGGAAGACCGAATTGTCGAAAGCTTTAGCAGAGGCATTATTTGATTCGGAAGACAACATGGTGCGCATCGACATGTCCGAATACATGGAAAAAGAATCGGTTTCCCGGTTGGTGGGGGCAGCTCCAGGTTACGTTGGTTATGAAGAGGGTGGCCAGTTAACTGAAGCCGTTCGTCGGAACCCATATTCGATTGTCCTCTTTGATGAAATTGAAAAGGCTCATCCAGAAGTTTTCAATATTTTACTGCAAGTCCTTGATGACGGTCGTTTAACGGACGGTCAAGGACGCACGGTTAACTTCCGGAACACAATCCTAATTATGACTTCAAACCTAGGGTCGGAACTCCTGCTAAAGAATCAATCGGAAAATTCCATTGACGCAGATATTCGACAACAAGTTCGTGACGTCTTACAAAGCTATTTTAAGCCAGAATTTCTTAACCGGGTGGACGATATCATCATGTTTACGCCGTTGAGTAAGACGGACGTACGGAAGATTGTTCAAAAACTAGTTACTCAACTATCTGATCGGTTGGCAGATCAGGAAATCAAGCTGAATATTTCAGAACCTGCCCAAGATTACATTGTGCAACAGGCTTACGACCCGGCATTCGGGGCACGACCGTTACGGCGCTACATCATTAAAAATGTAGAGACTCCGTTAGCTAAGGAAATCATTAGTGGCCGGGTAAAACCGAAGTCAGCCGTGATGATTGACGTGCTTAATGACCAACTTGTTTTCCAAAACGAAGCACAAAAATAA